The following nucleotide sequence is from Gasterosteus aculeatus chromosome 5, fGasAcu3.hap1.1, whole genome shotgun sequence.
CGGCCGTTCGTTGGAAACCTTCTttaagctgcaggagaagaagaagaaagacgaaTTGAGGGAGACGTGACGTTGAGTCGCGTACTGACCTCAGACCAGATCCACTTATTCTCACTCTCGCTTCCTCTCGGCGTCGCTGCAGGTGAGCAGGCCGAGGGGGAAATTAAACCGCACCTTCAACTTTGGCGTCTGGTGTTTGGTACAACGGATCTCAACTGCTTTTCAGAATAAAGCGCCGCTGAACGATTACAAACGTTCTGGCCAATTAAGACAAAAAGGAGTCACCACAGAGAGGAGAAGTCCACGAACTCGGGGGAGAACTGCTCGGCGGGAAGTTGTGGCGACGgttcctccaccacctgcttcAGCTGCTGGAACGGCGTTCCCCACGAGTCGTAGGGGAAGCGCAGGATGGCCAGCTCGATCTGAAACAGACAAACGTGCATTCAAACGCAGTCGATAGAAATAATAAGGAAGGGTTCGCTCTCAGGAGGAACAAAGGCTTTAAATCCGCACAAAGTGGCTTTTTATGTCTCGCCGTGTGATGACGAGCTGAACTCTCCTCGCTACGAACGCAGAAGAAGCAGGATGACGGATCCCGTTCACAGACGACTCAATCCGTCACGCCAAAAATCTTCTCTAGTCGGGAGTTGGACATTTGCAAACGAGGACGCTATGAATATTTAACGCCGCCAGCCGAGCATCACGCGACCGCAGGTTCCTCTCGCCAGAAGGCACCAAAGCACATTTACCATCGTGATTCCCAAACTCCAGATGTCCGACTTGACGCTGTAGCCCTTCTGGTTGGTCTCGGGGTTGATCCTCTCCGGCTGCggtacagagacagacagggtgTCACTCATGGCAGCGGTCGTCGGGGGCGACCTGCACCTTTGGGTGTCCTGTTTAACTCcttgttctctcacacacacacacacacacacacacacacacacacaccgccatgTAGGGTTTGCAGCCGGCGTCCATGGTTTTGGCCACGGAGTCGACCAGGTAGCCGCTGATGCCGAAGTCGCACATCTTCACCTGGCCCTGCGTGTTGATCAGCACGTTGGAGGGCTTCACGTCTGCGAGCGGAGAGAGCGGCAGCTTTAGCGGCTCCTCACAGAACTACGGCACCACCTGCCGGtaaccaccaaccccccccgaCGGCGGCCGCTCTCACCTCGGTGGATGACTTGCAGGTTGCTGTGCAGGTGCTCCAGAGCTTTTACGATCTGCAAGGACAAAGACGGCGGTTAGCCGGCGGGAGCTGCAGGGCGGCGCGACGCCGGCGTGTAGGGGCCAAACCCACCGAGACGGCGATCTTCCCCAGGATGTCCTCGGGGATGCTGCTGCCCTTCTCGATCACCTGCTTGTAGAACTTGTCGAGGGAGGTGTCCATCAGCTCCATGCAGATCCACACGTCGCCCTGGCAACAGACGAGGAGGGCGATGAAgggggcagggaggaggggggggggggacacgttgCAGGCGGGCAGATGGGAAGCGACTGATTttttcttgtctgtgtgtgtttaacgtCAAAACGAGGAAACCCTGAACAGGAAGTTCATCCAAACGACTTCACAGCCACGAACAGGCGCCAAAGGCTTTCCTCTGCAGTCAAGAAAccgcaatgcattgtgggtcgGCAGGCGGTCTCGCGGCCCAGGCTACCTCTCTGAAGAGCGCCCCGTAGAAGGTGACCGTGTAGAAGCAGTCCACCGTCCTCATGGAGATGTCCAGGTCCATGAGCAGCCTCTTCTGCTCCTGCGTGTTCACGGTGGCCCGGATCCGCTGGAGGGCGACAGGAAGTGAATAGAAAGACGTTGAAAGACGTTGTGTTTGAATAAATAGAAGAACCGAACGTAAtaagaatgaaatgagtggttTTAGGA
It contains:
- the map2k6 gene encoding dual specificity mitogen-activated protein kinase kinase 6 isoform X4; its protein translation is MKQAHLTCQTSSSPPPSSSSVACSADLEPLAASERKKKLKLPKEAFEQPPPAAVPPRDLDSKACVTIGEKNFEVKADDLEQICELGRGAYGVVDKMRHVPSGLIMAVKRIRATVNTQEQKRLLMDLDISMRTVDCFYTVTFYGALFREGDVWICMELMDTSLDKFYKQVIEKGSSIPEDILGKIAVSIVKALEHLHSNLQVIHRDVKPSNVLINTQGQVKMCDFGISGYLVDSVAKTMDAGCKPYMAPERINPETNQKGYSVKSDIWSLGITMIELAILRFPYDSWGTPFQQLKQVVEEPSPQLPAEQFSPEFVDFSSLCLKKVSNERPTYTELMQHPFFSSHEAKETDVASFVKVILRD
- the map2k6 gene encoding dual specificity mitogen-activated protein kinase kinase 6 isoform X5, which encodes MEGGSERDGKVFCAAPPPPHPSKGEMSQPNRGKKKLKLPKEAFEQPPPAAVPPRDLDSKACVTIGEKNFEVKADDLEQICELGRGAYGVVDKMRHVPSGLIMAVKRIRATVNTQEQKRLLMDLDISMRTVDCFYTVTFYGALFREGDVWICMELMDTSLDKFYKQVIEKGSSIPEDILGKIAVSIVKALEHLHSNLQVIHRDVKPSNVLINTQGQVKMCDFGISGYLVDSVAKTMDAGCKPYMAPERINPETNQKGYSVKSDIWSLGITMIELAILRFPYDSWGTPFQQLKQVVEEPSPQLPAEQFSPEFVDFSSLCLKKVSNERPTYTELMQHPFFSSHEAKETDVASFVKVILRD
- the map2k6 gene encoding dual specificity mitogen-activated protein kinase kinase 6 isoform X2, with the protein product MEGGSERDGKVFCAAPPPPHPSKGEMSQPNRVQHLQMKQAHLTCQTSSSPPPSSSSVACSADLEPLAASERKKKLKLPKEAFEQPPPAAVPPRDLDSKACVTIGEKNFEVKADDLEQICELGRGAYGVVDKMRHVPSGLIMAVKRIRATVNTQEQKRLLMDLDISMRTVDCFYTVTFYGALFREGDVWICMELMDTSLDKFYKQVIEKGSSIPEDILGKIAVSIVKALEHLHSNLQVIHRDVKPSNVLINTQGQVKMCDFGISGYLVDSVAKTMDAGCKPYMAPERINPETNQKGYSVKSDIWSLGITMIELAILRFPYDSWGTPFQQLKQVVEEPSPQLPAEQFSPDLKKVSNERPTYTELMQHPFFSSHEAKETDVASFVKVILRD
- the map2k6 gene encoding dual specificity mitogen-activated protein kinase kinase 6 isoform X1; protein product: MEGGSERDGKVFCAAPPPPHPSKGEMSQPNRVQHLQMKQAHLTCQTSSSPPPSSSSVACSADLEPLAASERKKKLKLPKEAFEQPPPAAVPPRDLDSKACVTIGEKNFEVKADDLEQICELGRGAYGVVDKMRHVPSGLIMAVKRIRATVNTQEQKRLLMDLDISMRTVDCFYTVTFYGALFREGDVWICMELMDTSLDKFYKQVIEKGSSIPEDILGKIAVSIVKALEHLHSNLQVIHRDVKPSNVLINTQGQVKMCDFGISGYLVDSVAKTMDAGCKPYMAPERINPETNQKGYSVKSDIWSLGITMIELAILRFPYDSWGTPFQQLKQVVEEPSPQLPAEQFSPEFVDFSSLCLKKVSNERPTYTELMQHPFFSSHEAKETDVASFVKVILRD
- the map2k6 gene encoding dual specificity mitogen-activated protein kinase kinase 6 isoform X3: MKDRGSSNCLAHLLFAKLELLRGDGGRERERRQSLLCSPSPPPPEQRGNVSAESRPPRDLDSKACVTIGEKNFEVKADDLEQICELGRGAYGVVDKMRHVPSGLIMAVKRIRATVNTQEQKRLLMDLDISMRTVDCFYTVTFYGALFREGDVWICMELMDTSLDKFYKQVIEKGSSIPEDILGKIAVSIVKALEHLHSNLQVIHRDVKPSNVLINTQGQVKMCDFGISGYLVDSVAKTMDAGCKPYMAPERINPETNQKGYSVKSDIWSLGITMIELAILRFPYDSWGTPFQQLKQVVEEPSPQLPAEQFSPEFVDFSSLCLKKVSNERPTYTELMQHPFFSSHEAKETDVASFVKVILRD